Below is a genomic region from Castanea sativa cultivar Marrone di Chiusa Pesio chromosome 2, ASM4071231v1.
TCCTGTGTACTTTCTTTGCATTGAAGATCCACATTCCTTTCATCCACCACAGGAACTGAATCAGCACCAAGGCCAGTACTAATTTCACCAAAGTGTCTCTTTCGCTTGATATTACTCACAGAATGAGGATCACACTTTGTACCCACAACATCTGGCAACTTTCTAGTCTCAGAAAGGTTGTTACCAAACGGAGTAACTTCCCCTGTGATAGTCCTGCTTTGCTCACCATTTGGAACAGGAACTACTGATAGTTTTACGTTAAGTATTTGCTCCTGTTGCTTCACAAAAACAACACCACTAACATCAACAGTCCTGCTTCCTTGAGATATGTCATCACATGGCTTGCCCAGTCTATCCCAAACGCTACCCCGTGGCCTATCAATGTGGTGGGATACCACAGCTGCAGGTTGTGCAGAAAGGTTTATTCCAGTGACATTAGGGGCAGAAATATGTCTGGGATGAGGGTTTTCTGCAAGGGAAAAAATTGTTCAATGTGATTGGCATATGAGCAACCACAATTAAACCAGAATACAATTACATTCTCTAGCAAATTCTACATTGTTACAAACGTGGGATGAATGAGATAATATTGAAAGTAGAAGGAGTTACATATGATATGCAAAGCTTGGTACGCTAAGAAATAGAAACCTCACCTGATGGCCATGGGATTGGGGAAGAGGACTTTAAATGGGCAGAGGTAGAGGGTGTTTTTATTCCTCTTTTTGGTTGTAAAAGCTGCTTGTTAGGTAATGGTAATGGGTTGGACTCGCAATTAACAATCTGCTCTACAAATGAAACATGCAAGCAGATATGTACACATAAGTtagacaaataaatttataaaaaaaaaaaatccaatgtactagtaataattttaattatagttCTTGGCTTGCCAACCTTGGAATTAGATTTATTGATAGAGTGAATGCAGGGTTCCTTTTTGGTCtgcacattaaaaaaaaaatacatataatatttttggtAGCGTGATGCAAAATGCAAAATGCAAATGAATGCATATACCAATGACAAGGAGGAGGGAAATGCATGGTGATCTTTGGTAGTGACAGATGCAACATGTATCGGATCTGATAAGGCAGTAATAGTAATCTGTGAATCAGATTGACGAGCACGATTGAAGAGAAGACCCCATAACCTACACACAAAAACGAAAGAcagattgattgattgattgaagaagaagaagaagaagaaggaggccTGGGCGAGGGAAGGAGACATGCATACCAAGATACGAAATCGGCACTTCTCTTGCCAAGAAATGCTTCCAAATCATCCCTTGCCTGATATTGATGCTTTCCGTTGCAAACAAGCACCGTTATATATTCctgttgtttgttttttttattatacacagaaaagaaaagaatcaatTGAAAACAAACATCGGAAatggatttgatttgatttgattgaagaaatttCACACTAACTTACAGCGAGAACTTCGTCGGAATAATCAGAGAGGAAGTCAGGGAGCTTTGAGGCAATTGAAGATTTGAGAACGGAAGCGGCTTCCGATTTCCTGTTTATCTTGAATGATACAACAGGACCCTGACACTGACCCTGACCCTGAATACTACTACTACCACTATCACCCTCACCCATCGCTAATCTCCTACAACTCAACCACCACTACTACTAATAGAACAAACGCACCCGActcctttcttttctaatttccaTACGCCATTCCTCTTTCGCCTCCTCTACCTGGTAGTACTAGTATCCCCCGGCTtggttattttgttttcatttcttttttattttttttagtattttaaagtGCCTGCTTAAAAAggctattttattttattttttcatttgaggGTTAATAATTAGCAATTTTTTTGAGCgaataattagtaattttggAAGGGGTCGGCCGCACTACGACATTCATCTCACGTCATGTCGTGATAATAATGAGTAGTACCATGTGTACTACTGAGACCTTATTAAAACTATTGCTTAAACTATTCACCAAGTGAAGTAATTTGAAAACTCCCAACTATCAAGCCATAGACTATGGTGGTACTTGTGACATAAGTTGTGTCATATATATTGTATGGTAGCCTATCATAATTGGCATATATCTAGTCGGCCATAACATTGCACATTGATGATAATTCTTGATtttgattattaaaatataaagaatgtGCCCCCTCGATGTAAAGTATTTTTGTTTGTGGCCCATTTGAACcaaaatttattgtatattCTTGTAAGGCCACGATTTTTGTACCTAAGCCAAAGTAAAAAAAGGAGTAGGCCTAAAGAGccaaatacaatgaatttgtagagagtgggttaaAAAATTAGGTTCTAATGAGATTAAACAGTGATCATGACAATAGAATAAAGATGAGCTGATTTTATCTAAAGAAAATCGTCTTTGGACACAATCCGAAGAGGTTGATTCTTATATCTTATTCTTTTGGGACTAACTACAAGTATTGTTCTCCactctacagtgtttttctctctcttttttctccgaTTCCCTTCCTTCATGGTCCTCCTCctcttttatattatattcCTTCTTTTATCTCTCCTCTCCACATGTAGATCAGATTGCTGGTCTTTATCCttatcccatcagcaccttcctaaaGCCTTAAGGGATAGCTTTAAGGTTGAAAACTACAattcagatatcacttcctcattaatgcgatcagagagttagctacagagcattcaaCGCGGTAGTAgtagctttcccttagatatttcatagcttTTTTTTGTCCTGTGCTCTTGCGATGTATATCCTTATCAATAGAATCTCCTGGAACGTTGCTCCTAGATGGACGTTCCTACCTTCTGACCTTTACTTTGCTCAGCTGAGAAGGCATCCCTCCTTGGACCTCCTTCTCGGATCATCATAACTAGACCCCTATCTTTATTCATCAACGCCGACCCCCATTACAATGTTTACTCGTCCTCGGACAATTAGGTATCCTTAGACTGAGCCCCCGGCCCAATATATACTACTGGGCCAATCCTCCCTACAATTCCAATTCTTCATtagcttttaaaatttttaattatgaagAGAAGTCCCAACAGTCACTCCTATCTTCATCACACTTAAACACTCATTAATTCATGAGAAGTTTTAAGAATGGAAACCAATAATCCACTTTGTAATTAGCATAGGTGTACAACATGAAATGAGGTAGTAGAAGATAATAAGTTTTTCAGCTTATTCAAAATATCAACATTAGGCAAGACTAAAGTCATATATGAAAGCGTGAAACTATAggcataaaaaatttacattcagccaaaaaaaaaaaaaaaaaattacattcatTTGTCATTTGCTTAAGACATGTTATCTATGATGTTTCGGCAAAAAATGTCCAACAATGATgcttatcaatttttattttttttattcaagtaaTGAAAAAGTGGTTACTAAGAAAAACTGAATTTATGGATCAATTGTTTCACTCTACTAGTGAAAAATATGTACAGCTTGACTCATAGCTCTTTGTTCATAACTTTGAGCTTGAGATTTCCTTTCCAATAGACATAAACATAGAACCATTGAGAGATAACATCTGCCAATATAAACGATATTTAAGCAGAAACAAACATAAGACAAAAGACATAATCATGAATATGTAGTTTACTATAATTCCAATGACacgttgttattattattattattatttattttattttattttattttgataccagacactttttttttttatcaaaagtatggaaaaaaaaaaatcatttgaacaTAACTTTTTATTCACCATTACATGAGACTGTAACTTTGTATGCCATTTTTCAATGGCATGTACCCTAGGGTAAGCAACTGAATTTGTTAGAGGAATAACTTAGCATGAATGAATCTCTCTTTTGTTAAAATAGGATCATGATTTATGGGATTTTTCATTAATAGCAGGTCCTTTCTATTCAATTTGAAAAGGCTACATGGAAAAGAACCAACAACACATCAGCATAATACGTAATAGTTAAATCAAATTCTGCATTTCTAACCTTGTATTCATTTCTCCAACGATTCTTGTTGCATGTTTTCAAACTTTTAGTTTTCATTTAGTTcacctcaaaaaagaaaaaaaaaagaaaaaagaaaaagaaaaaggttttccTTTAGAAATGTAGTTGAATTGATGAAAGTAATTATGGGAGGGCAGGATCCAAACGCAAAATAGAGCACACATGCCCAGTCCAGGGATGAAAAAAGGGCCAATTCGCACACTAGTTCGGGCTGGACACGTGGATAAGAATCTGAGGAGGGAAGACATAGAGGCCTATCATCCGAGGAGCTTGAAGAACGAGTACTCCTCGAGAATTCTTCAGCTAGCCACTTGCACCAAAGAACAAGATATCGAGGAAGACTGCAGAAACGTGCGAGTAAGAAATAGAGGAAATATCTAGGTAAAGTAGCCATCACCTTTGCATTCAGTGCATTGtacctgtaagtgcacaattgcacctggccccaagaacagttacgggcttaggcccaacgagccttaaacaatgtaatttgtagagtgtgggcttgaaacccaggttagaagtgtttgaggattaaatagcaagctAAATATGATagacacttaaaaacaacaaagaatgctatgAATCAAtatgctcggacgtaagccgagaactgttcttatataatttctctctctttctttttctctttcttttaggttacaaaaagggAGATCCCTtctttctgtcttagattcccccttaaatactactctcttGAATATCTTTtacacgtgttgctttacctcccctttaacctagatatttcttttcccagtgcctttgaatagtaaccagaagtttctcttccactgttcaggtgtcacttccccatcaatgcggccagggtggtaggtgcagggtctttaatgtggaggtagcagcctttatctttgacatttcttcaacaccagtgcttctggggcattctagggtttaccccttttaaccattggtcttaactgtgtcatcccctaatctttattgcgaaaccccgagttcttcggtgtccgttcgaggataagttcaccctcggctggatcctcggaccctcggcgtatgggccgacccatagtaccaacaaattctaaacccagtagcaggtcgaccttccttaacacggcccaaaaggcccacattctcatcaggatcttttcgccccccacaatagcctctcaaaactctaattttcatcgtccgaggagaaaattagggttttgatccgacgaggacctactccactcactttgttagtaatggtacgtgtggaaatcgtttcgcgtcccagaagatgccatttggcggttttattttgaacaacgcgcgtatttaatactgccagttacactttgtccctcacgttcaacggtgagatgggcatccaacggccctcgttactccacgaaattttaggcgggacaaatataatttcgaggcccccttttcgcacgtcgtgacgcttcgggaacctgcgccttcatttaattcatcagggatcaatcccatcaaaacacctacaatcattctttaccagcagaaaaccgtggaaacccgtacctccaactttgtaagttcttgctctctctgttcttaaccttttctcctcggatacagttctcggctgtcttcgtaaacattttttcctttaaagttTGGCCTTTCGTTCTCTTataatgggtaggtttaagtgtctagttgattcCGTCGCTgggatggagggttttagggctaaataccgtattcccagcgatgtaggactaaaatattgcccggcagaagccgtggccggttctaggaaagagggagaggttatcattcctatgatagcctttatagagggtggaatgacccttccaatgaaacccgtaatgagggaatatcttcgcaaccaccggttgtgtcccgatcaatgcctcccaaacgtttttagagttctaggtagtgtagatgctctcaacgagcagatgggtttaaacctcacatggcacgatgtcgtgttcctatatgagtcccataaactttctaaggtaggttattatattaaatctcggtccagcaccgttaggctaatctcctgtctgcccaaatcaaacaaaggcatgaaggacgactacttgatcgtgtccggaaccggcacgacggcctccaccgcccggttgagtggggggatccaggtgcgacgccgtaggattaatctccccacaacacaacttctcctaacacacacagaaatgcgtattcatatttacttaaatttgttaaatatttgtgtgaatctgaccagatTTGTtcgttttgacgtcttttttgcagataagcagcacgtgcgtcctcgtctgagtcattGTAACATTGGCGATCTAAActgagtacttcgctccgaagtgttcgttagtgaagacttacaactccgggctgctcacctcattctagggtacaatcccctttcctcggacttccaggagataaagagcgccataattgcgggcgaccgaagacgaaggaggataaacgtagctcggccccactttctggacgaccgcgaACTCCCGGACGCTCCcaacaccgttttgtacaaccggcctaTAGCAACAATCCCCCTTGCTgtgcactcacaaacaactgtcattccagaagagcaggtgtcttcttcacacactcttgacgacgagatagatcaattccatctcgaagacaccgagagatctcgcgggaaccagtttgtggtactttccgacgaggaggaagaagccaccgaggcctctagaattgcagggtttgtagttgcccttcccgaggacgaatttgaagaagacatgggaagaatggagggtctcctcacgaatagggctgctaaggttgcagaaaaaaagaaaacggggacgtcccaagttcccccagctttacctcctcctcctcctccactcGAGCCAAAgcgccgaggatcccaagaagaagaggaagggggataatgaggggacgattaataaagaccccaagaaaccacgccaacaactcccatcggcccagcagcagaagctggacaagggcaagggtagagcccgttcggttgaaatcggggaattcagggacgaggctgaagt
It encodes:
- the LOC142624716 gene encoding uncharacterized protein LOC142624716, whose protein sequence is MGEGDSGSSSIQGQGQCQGPVVSFKINRKSEAASVLKSSIASKLPDFLSDYSDEVLAEYITVLVCNGKHQYQARDDLEAFLGKRSADFVSWLWGLLFNRARQSDSQITITALSDPIHVASVTTKDHHAFPSSLSLTKKEPCIHSINKSNSKIVNCESNPLPLPNKQLLQPKRGIKTPSTSAHLKSSSPIPWPSENPHPRHISAPNVTGINLSAQPAAVVSHHIDRPRGSVWDRLGKPCDDISQGSRTVDVSGVVFVKQQEQILNVKLSVVPVPNGEQSRTITGEVTPFGNNLSETRKLPDVVGTKCDPHSVSNIKRKRHFGEISTGLGADSVPVVDERNVDLQCKESTQDFKNSNLTKDSKTTTPNMASEVLDVKHRLHQIEIEMSKLRSRRLAMEKDGKPNLLLNSRSSRLPEEYSERTVLVTNVHFAATKEGLSLYFAKCGEIANLVILIDEATAQPKGSAFITFSSKESVDKALELSGTTFLSRTIKVLRKVETAASTSGPVLLAGRQCQKPLTHINRNFIPNKLYCSSSPLQWRRVSISTLSEPSASTNDKLKGAASSTFQQQLPSSTASLRTSEVKSLSRVHPAAS